The sequence below is a genomic window from Selenomonas ruminantium subsp. lactilytica TAM6421.
TCCTCGACCTTATGAGCAAGGAAGGTGCAGGCATTGGCCTTGAGTTTGGTACGCAGGGCGCCTACCTGTACCGTCAGGTCCTTGCCCTGGATCTCCAGCACCGTGCCCTTCTGATCCAGCTTCTTCACATAAACCGTATCGCCCACGCGGATCTTCTTGAGATCGATGCGCTGGCCCACGCCCTTCTGCGCCATGATGCCTGGATTAGCCTTGGCCGAAGCTTCATTGATTTTCGCCCGGGCATTCTGGATGGCCTGCTGGCGTGCCCTGATGCCCTGATCGTCAAACTGCTCCTTGAGCTGGTTGATGACCTCTTCCGACTCCCGCCGCGTCTGACGGATAAGGGCGGCACTCTTGTCCTTAGCCTTGCGGATGATATCGCCCTTCTTCTGGCTGAGCTCTTCCTTGGCCTTCAGCAGCTTTTCTTCCAGCTTCTTCACCCGGGCCTGCCGCTCAGCAATATCGGCATTGCGCTGCTCATACATCATCTTTTCATTTTCCAACTCATTGATGACATGTTCAAACTGCGCATGGTCGGCCTTTACGAGCTGCTGGGCCCGCAGGATCAAGGAATCCGCCAGCCCCAGCCGCTTGCTGATGGCAAAGGCATTGCTGGCACCCGGGATACCGATCAACAGGCGGTAAGTGGGGCGCAGGGTTTCAATATCAAATTCAACACAGGCATTTTCGATTCCTTCCCGGGTATAGGCAAAGGTCTTCAATTCCGAATAATGCGTAGTGGCAATAGTCGTAGCCTGTACTTCCAGTAATTTTTCCAGAATGGACATGGCCAAAGCCGCACCTTCTTCGGGATCAGTGCCGGCACCCAATTCGTCCAACAGCAATAAATCGTCGCTTTCCACCTTATCCAGGATGCTGACGATATGCGTCATATGGGCCGAGAAAGTGGACAAGCTCTGCTCAATGCTCTGCTCATCCCCGATATCGGCATAGATATTCGCATACAAGGCGATTTCCGAGCCCTGATCGACAGGCAGGTAAAGACCTGCCTGAGCCATCAATACCAGCAGCCCCAAGGTTTTCATGGTGACGGTCTTACCGCCGGTATTCGGGCCGGTAATCAGCAGCATCCGATAATCCTGTCCGATGCTGATTGTGGTCGGTACGACCTTATCCACAGCAATCAGCGGATGACGGGCATTACTCAGCACCGTACGGCCTTCCTCATTCAGGAGAGGTCTTACCGCCTTCATGGCATTGGCCAGCCTTGCCTTGGCAAAGGTGAAGTCAATGTCCCCTAAGATCTCGCAGTTGGCAGAAAGCGTCTCCTTCTCCCGCTGGATCTCACCGGACAGCTGCCGCAGGATGCGTTGGATTTCCTGCTGCTCAGCCAAAGTCAGCTGCTTCACATCATTATTGAGCTCCACCACAGCCATCGGCTCGATAAAGAGGGTGGAACCGCTGGCGGACTGGTCGTGGATCAGGCCAGGAAAATGCGCGCGGTACTCAGCCTTTACCGGAATAACATAACGCTCATCACGGACCGTAACGATGGCATCCTGAAACATCTTCTGATAAGCCCCATCATGGAGAATCGCATTGATCTTGTCCTTGATGCGGGTTTGGGAGGATTTCAGTTCCCGGCGGATGCGGCGCAATTCCACGCTGGCATCTTCCCGCATATTACCATGTTCATCGATGACATTATTGAGGTTGCGCTCCAGCTGTCCTAGGATTTCCAAGGAACGTGCCCATTCCTGTAAAATTGGGGATTCCATTTCCAGATCCCGAAAGAAATACTTGATGGTACGCATGGCATACATGGTGCTCATGATATTCTGCAGCTCTTCGAGTTCCAGTATGGCCCCCTTGCCCGCTTTCTTCAGAAGCAGACGGATATCCCGGATTCCTCCTAAAGGCGGTGCTGACATAGAAAGCACCTTGACCGCTTCCGTCGTCTGCTCCTGCCATTCCAAAACTTCGGCAAAGTCCGAGCTGGGCACCAGCTCATGGGCTTTTTCCTTGCCCAATGCCGAACCGGCATATTCTGCCAATTTATCGGTTATCTTCCTGTATTCTAAAACCTTAAATGAATCTTGTTCCATTAAACGTAAAACTCCTCTAAAAAAAATGGTCATAATCAGGATTGACCAGTCAACTGTTTTTTCCGTAATCCTTTCAATGCCTGGGCTAGATTTTCCCGGATATCACCGGCAAGCAGGGATTCCCCCTTTTCGCCATAGGCAATATCGCCTGCCCGGCCATGCAGGTAAACACCTGCCAACGGTGCCAAACCGCTCTCCGTCTGCTTCATCAGTCCCGTAATGGTACCGGCCAGCACATCACCGCTGCCAGCTGTTGCCATGCCGGGATTCCCCTGGGAAGACAAAAAGATCATGCCATCCGGATAAGCCACCAGCGTACATTCACTCTTGACCACCAGGATGCACTGATATTCTGCCGCAGCCTCACGGACAATGGGCAGAAGCGACTCCCGCAGTTCCGGCACAGTTACGCCCAAAAGAGCTGCCATTTCCCCTAAATGCGGTGTGAGTACCGGCACCTGCGGCAATTTGCTCAAATCATCCGGTTGGCTGTTAAAGGCAAAGAGCGCATCCGCATCCATGACCAATGGCTTATTGACACGCTGCACGAACATGCGGATCAGTTCCTGCGTTTCCATGCTGCGCCCCATTCCCGGGCCAATCAACACGGCATCATGTATCTGCGCCAGTTCCAGCAGTTTCTTCAACGCCTCTTCACCGCCCATTGCTCCCGTGGTCTTTTCCGCCACGGGCTGCACCATGACTTCCTGCAGCTGACCAGCCAGTACAGGCTGTAACGATGCTGGCACGGCCAACGTGACAATCCCCGCACCGGCACGCAAAGCGGCTGTCGCGGCCAAAGCTGCCGCGCCGGTCATCCCCAGTGACCCGGCCACCACGAGGATTTTGCCGCAATCTCCCTTATGCACCGCTTTCCCACGCAAGGGCAGTAATGTCACCGCCAGTTTATCATCCAGCAATGCCTGCCGGATCTGCTTGCTTTGCAGCAGATTCTGCGGAATGCCGATATCATCAACAATCAACTGGCCGGTCATATCCGCACCGGGACTCAGCAAATGACCAACTTTGGGCAGCCCCAGTGTCAGTGTCATATTCGCCATAATCGCTACCGTAGAGACCTTGCCTGTATCAGCCTCCACACCACTGGGAATATCCACAGACAGTACCTTTTTGCCGGCTTCATTGACTTCTTCAATCAGACGCAGGACTTTCTTCTTCAACTCACCATTGAAGCCCGTACCTAAAATACCATCCACGATGCCATCGGCAAATTTCAGCGCTACATGCAGGCGATTCCAATCCCGGTCTTCTTCCAGACCATGGACTTCGATGCCCATTTTGTCACTGGCCTTTTTCATGCGGGATGAAGCAGTCTTCAGATGCGCCGGTTCACAGGTCAAAAAGATCTTGATCTTCGCCCCCATATTGGTCAGATAGCGGGCGGCGGCAAAGGCGTCTCCACCGTTATTGCCACTGCCTGCCAATACACAGATGGTTTTGCCTGCCACTTCGCCCAACAGATGCTCCATGGCCTGAGCAATACGATGACCGGCACTTTCCATCAGCAGGAGTTCCGGCAGACCGTATTCCTCGGCAGCCAATCGATCGATATTACGCATTTCTTCACTTACTGCTATCTTCATCCTTATGCCTCCATCACACATTGCGCTGCCCCATACTCTTTTGTATGCGTCAGGGACAGCCAAATATTCTTTACGCCCTTCGTCCGGGCCAGATCTGCAAAATAACCGGTCAGTCGAGTCTGGGGACATCCCAACTCATCCGGCAGGATTTCCATATCCGTGAGTTTCCCACCGCGCAAGCCTGTCCCAAAAGCCTTCATAATCGCTTCTTTGGCCGCAAAACGGGCAGCAAAGCTCTGTGCTGCCTGTTGTCCACGACTGCGGCAATACTCGATCTCTGCCGGGGTAAACACCCGGGTGACAAAGTGATCACTTATGATCGCCTTTTTCACCCGGCTGACTTCTACTATATCCATACCAATTCCTGTAATCAAAAAAACAGCCTCCTATAATCTTACCATTTATTTGTCTTTTAGGCAAAGAACAAGCCGGCTTTTCAGCCGGCTTTGTCCTGCTTGCTTTACATAGATGTTGTTGCCATCCTGCTGCTGGCCGCTCCATCGGTGGAGGGAGTAGCTGGACCACTATTGTTCGTCGGCATGCCATCGGCGCCCGTATCGGGCTTGGTGACCTTGCCGCCTGCAGGCTCATTGGGATTAAAGCGATAATTGCGGGCGATGAAAATCTCTACCCGGCGATTCTGCTGTCTGCCGGCATCGGTCTTATTATCGGCAATAGGCCGATATTCGCTATAGCCAATGGCACTGAAACGGGCAGGATTCAACGATTTCTCTGCCGCCAGCACAGCCTTCATCAGGTTCATAGCCCTGGACGAGCTTAGCTCCCAATTGGAGGGATATTGAGCCGTATTGATGGGAACATTATCCGTGTGCCCGGAAATGACCACCCGTTCCGGCAGCGATGCCAGCATACCGGCCACTACGGGAACAATGGATTGGGCCTGTCCCACCAGCTGGGCAGAACCCGAGGGGAACAGCGCCCGTTCCTTGATGCGGATCATCAGGCCTTCTTCGGCCATCTCCGTACTGAGCTGATCCTCCAAATGATTTTCTTCAATGTATTCCTGCATCTTTTTCTGGACTTCTTCCAGCTGGCTGTTTTCCGCAAAATAAGCCGAATTACCCAAATCCTCATCCGACGGCATCTCAGCCCGGCGGCCTACATTGGGGCCTGCCTTATCGAAGAAGGAGGGACCGCCCATATTGAAAGCTGCCGTGAATGCCTGCGCCAGTTCCGACATCTTCTTCTGGTCCGTCTGGGAAATAGCAAAGAGGGCGATAAAGAGGGCCAGGAGCAACGTCATCAAGTCAGAATACGGCAGGAGCCAGGGCTCACCTTCATGTTCTTCGTGAGGCGGATGATGTTTCTTTCTAGCCATCAAATCACTCCTTCTTCAAACCTTCACGTTCGGACTGCGGAATGAATACCATCAGTTTTGCTTCAATTGCCGTAGGTGAATCACCGGCCTGCAAGGAGAGGATACCTTCAATGATCATGCGTTTCTCACTGACCTCTGCCTTGGACAAAAGCTTCAGCTTGTTAGCCATAGGCAGATAGACAACGTATGCGGTGAAGATACCAAGAATCGTAGCAACGAAGGCTGCAGCAATTGCATGACCTAATTTGTTAACGTCGTTCAAGTTACCAAGAGCAGCGATAAGACCGATAACGGCGCCCAACACACCAAGGGTAGGTGCATAAAGACCAGCCTGCTCCAACATGGCACGGCCTTCTGCATGACGTTCCTGCATGACCGCCAGTTCTGCATCCAATACATCGCCGACGAATTCCGGGTCCATACCATCAATGACCATGCCTAAACCGGTACGGAAAAAGGGATCTTCAATCTCCTGTACCTTGCTTTCCAGCGCCAGAATGCCTTCACGGCGGGCAATCTGGGAAAGTTCGATAAACAGGCCCAAAAGCTCTGACTTCTCATGAAGTGAGGGCTTGAAAAAAACCATCTTGATCAGCTTGGGCAAGTTTTTCAGCTGGTTCATGTTGAATGCTGTGAACAAGCAGGAGAAAGTACCGCAGATAATAATCAGGAATGCTGCCGGGTTATTCAGCGAGCTAATAGGTGCACCCTTGATGATCATGCCGACGAAGACGGAAATAAGACCGCCCACTGCGCCTATAAGTGTTGAAATTTCCAAGATAAAAGCCCCCCTAACCTTCCTTTGCTATTGAAGGAACATCATCTAAGCAGAAAATACACATGTATCTAATTTGTATAATTCCATACGCAGAATAAAAATCCTACTATAGAGTCAGAAAAATTTTTCTATTTTTTATAATAAATTTTTATTATTATATCATACATTCATCAAAAGTATGGTATAATAGATGTGAATAAAACTAGTTTATAGAGAAAGAAGCGATACGATGGAACTTAGACAACTTGAATATTTCCAGATGGCCAGCCGTCTGCGAAATATCACCCGGGCTGCAGAACGCCTTCGCGTGTCCCAGCCCAACATCACCGTAGCGATTAAGAAACTAGAGGCCGAACTGGGAATCCAGCTCTTTGACCGCAGCCAGAAGCAGCTGTCCCTGACGCCGGAAGGTGCCGTCTTTCTCAATCGCGTAGAACTGGCGCTCCGCAATATTCAGGACGCCGTGCTGGAAGTCAACGACTACAAGCAGCTCCAAAAGGGTACCATCAAAATCGGTATCCCTCCCATGATGGGTGCTTACCTCTTCCCCAAGATCTTCTCCAGTTTCCAGCGCCGCTATTCCCATCTGGAAATCTTTATGCACGAAGAAGGCTCCATGTCCATTCGTGAACAGCTGGAACGGGATGAACTGGATTTCGGTATCATCATCATTTCCGGCGCCTCCAATCACCTGCAGCTGCTGCCCATGACCACAGACCAGATTGTCTGCTGTGTGCCGGAGGACAGTCCGCTGGCGGAAAAGAAGAGCATTTCCCTGCAGGATATTGCAGAGGAAAACATCATCATGCTCAAGGAAGGTTCCTTCCTGCGCCAGACCATTCTTTCCAAGATGAAGGAAGAAAATGTTACGCCCAATATCGTATTGGAATCCAATCAGGTCGTCACGTTGAAAGGTCTCGTAGCCAGTGGCGTGGGTATCGCCTTCCTGCTTAACATGGTAGTCGAAGATACACCTGGTGTCAAGGCTATCCCCCTCTCCGATCCTCTCTTTGTCGATGTCGGCTTAGCCTGGAAAAAAGATCGCTACATCTCCAAGGCTGCCCAATCCTTCATCGATTTCTGCAAAGATCTCCTGAAAGAGAGTAAAGCCAACAAGAATAAATAAAATCAGCTAAAAAATCGACGGTTCCCAATGGAACCGCCGATTTTTTTATGGAAAATATTCCTTTACATAACGATATGTGCCATAACAAAGCCCATGCAGCAACCAGTTGCTACACCGATAAGGCCCGGAATCATAAAGCTGTGATTCAGGATGTACTTGCCGATGCGGGTCGTACCAGAACGGTCGAAACCGATGCAGGCCAGGTCGGAGGGATAAGTCGGCAGGAAGAAGTAACCATAGCAGGCAGAGATAAAGGACATGATCATCACCGGATCCATACCTACGGACAGAGCCAGCGGCACAACAATGGCGATGGCAGCTGCCTGAGAGTTAACCAGCTTGGACGTCAGGAAGGCGATGATGGCATAAGCCCAAGGATAAGTCGTCACTGCTGCACCGAGGCTTTCCTTCAGGAAGGTCATATGTGCACCAAAGTAAGTGCTGGCCATCCAAGCAACGCCGTATACGGATACGAGTGCTACGATACCAGAACGGAACACCTGGCTGTTACCCACGTCTTTAGCCTTGATCTTGCAGCTCAGCAGGATCATAGCAGCCACAAAGAGCATGACCATCTGGATGACAATCGTCATGGAGATAGGTTTCATCACACCCTTGGCATTCTTGAAGTGCGGCAGCAGATCAGGGAAGTTGCCCAGGCAGGCAATGACGAGGATGCCGGCAAAGAAGATGTACATTGCCCGGTAATAAGTTGCGGGCAGTTCCTTGTCCATCAGGGATTCCGTGTCACCATACACATAGTCACGGTTCTCAGGATCCTTGATGAAGGCCTGGAAGCGTTCATCATCAGCCAGCTCCTTGCCGCGGCGGTAAGACCACAGAGCAGCACAGAGCACGCCAAAGCCGGTTGCAGGGATAGATACAGACAAAATCTGCAAAACAGAATAATGGAAATCAGCCGCAGCAAAGAAGCTAACGACGGATACGACAGCTACCGATACAGGGGAAGCACAGATAGCCATCTGGGATGCCACTGAAGCAACAGCCATAGGACGCTCCGGACGGATATTCTGCTTGATAGCGATATCATAGATGATGGGGAACATGGTATAAACCACGTGACCAGTACCGCAGAGCACCGTCAAGAACCAGGTAGTGAGTGGAGCGAAGATCGTAACCTGTTTCGGGTTGCTGCGCAGAAAAATCTCCGCGTATTTCAGCATAACCGTCAAGCCGCCGGAAGTCTGCAGGAAACCGGCGCAGGTTACAACCGCCAAGATCGTGAGCATAACATCGATAGGCGGGTTCCCCGGCTTATAGCCGAAGACAAAAGTGAAGATAATGAGACCAATACCACTGATGACTGCGAGACCGATGCCGCCATGACGGACGCCGACAATCAGGCAGGCCAGCAGTACTACGAGACCAACTAACATTTCCATAATTGTAATCTCCCTTTCCTTATAAGTTTTTGTTAGCAGATATCTCCCCTTACGGTTTCTATTCGTCAAAGCCAGTCAATTTCCTGCAACCATAAAAAAAATTTCATAACTTTTCTAAATAGTATCAATAAACCGTTAATCTGCTAAGTCCTTGCTAATTATACTACAACGACTATATATAAGTAAATACTATTTATTATAAAATATTTCAATGATTATTTATATTTATCTTATATTAAATAATACTAATCATAAAGCAAAAACAGGTCTTGACATCGAAAAAATGTCAAGACCTGTCTTGCAAACGACTCTTTAATTATCAGTCACGCTGGCAAAGTTCGAGCAGCACGCCATGAGAAGCTTTCGGATGAACGAAGGCAATCTTGGCGCCGCCGGCACCCTTGCGGGGCTTTTCGTCAATCAGACGCACGCCTTTTTCCTTGAGGTCCGCCAGAGCTGCTTCGAGGTTGTCCACACGCAGGGCAATGTGCTGGATGCCGCCACGGCCGCCGTTCTTTTCGATGAACTTGGCAATCGGGGAATCATCCGCCGTAGCTGCCAGCAGTTCGATCTCGCTGCCATTGGGCGTCGGGAAGAAACCCGTGGTCACCTTCTGCTCTTCAACGGTTTCCTCACCGTTGTTAGGCAGGCCCAGCATATCGCCCCAGAAGGAGCCAACTTCCTTGAGGTCACCAACAGCAATACCAATATGGTCTACACCTAATACCTTAAACATGATTCATACCTCCTAAAATAATGGATTCTGTTATTTTTTCAGCATCTCGTCCATCAGATTCCCCACCACTGTGTAGGGATCGGTATCATGGGCGCGAATCTTTTCCACAAAAGCATCCAAACGGCCGCTGTCAACGATCTGCCGCTTGACATGATTGTTGATACCACTGTTCAGAATGTCGAGCATCTCATCACGGGTGCGCTTCGTGCGGCGTTTGGTGAGTTCACCGTTGCCTTCGATATACGCCCTGTGCTTTTCTACAGTACCAATAAGCTCTTCAATACCTTCGTTCTGGCTGGCAATCACCTTGGTAATGGGCGGCCGCCAATCCGTCATGAAGCTGTCCAGATCCAGCATCATATTGATTTCCCGCACCAATTTGTCCGCCCCGTCAAGGTCAGATTTATTGATGCAGTACAGATCACCAATCTCTAAGATACCAGCCTTGATGGCCTGGATATCATCCCCCATGCCGGGAATCAATACGACCATCGTTGTATCGGCGGCTTTGACAATATCCACCTCCGACTGGCCTACGCCAACAGTCTCGACAATAATGATGTCCTTTCCAAAAGCATCCATGGCCTTTACGGCATCAGCAGTCTTGTGGGATAACCCTCCCAGACTGCCGCGGGTGCCCATGCTGCGGATAAAGACTCCTGCGTCAAGTGTCAGTTCATTCATACGGATACGGTCGCCTAAGATGGCACCACCGGTAAAGGGGCTGGTGGGGTCCACCGCCACAATCCCCACGGTCTTGCCCTGGGCACGATAGGCCCGGGTAATCTTGTCCGTCAGAGTGCTCTTGCCGGCTCCCGGCGGCCCCGTGATGCCCAATACATAGGCATGGCCCGTATGTGGATAGATTTCCTTCATGATTTCCGTGGCTTCCGGATATTCGTTTTCAATGGCCGTAATGGCCTTGGAAAGCGCCAGACG
It includes:
- a CDS encoding endonuclease MutS2, which translates into the protein MEQDSFKVLEYRKITDKLAEYAGSALGKEKAHELVPSSDFAEVLEWQEQTTEAVKVLSMSAPPLGGIRDIRLLLKKAGKGAILELEELQNIMSTMYAMRTIKYFFRDLEMESPILQEWARSLEILGQLERNLNNVIDEHGNMREDASVELRRIRRELKSSQTRIKDKINAILHDGAYQKMFQDAIVTVRDERYVIPVKAEYRAHFPGLIHDQSASGSTLFIEPMAVVELNNDVKQLTLAEQQEIQRILRQLSGEIQREKETLSANCEILGDIDFTFAKARLANAMKAVRPLLNEEGRTVLSNARHPLIAVDKVVPTTISIGQDYRMLLITGPNTGGKTVTMKTLGLLVLMAQAGLYLPVDQGSEIALYANIYADIGDEQSIEQSLSTFSAHMTHIVSILDKVESDDLLLLDELGAGTDPEEGAALAMSILEKLLEVQATTIATTHYSELKTFAYTREGIENACVEFDIETLRPTYRLLIGIPGASNAFAISKRLGLADSLILRAQQLVKADHAQFEHVINELENEKMMYEQRNADIAERQARVKKLEEKLLKAKEELSQKKGDIIRKAKDKSAALIRQTRRESEEVINQLKEQFDDQGIRARQQAIQNARAKINEASAKANPGIMAQKGVGQRIDLKKIRVGDTVYVKKLDQKGTVLEIQGKDLTVQVGALRTKLKANACTFLAHKVEEKPGVNTGSRKNSQSGSFLQKTQNIGRDIDIRGMMVDEAEMTLGKFIDDAVIAGLSQVLIIHGKGTGALRKGVHAYLKNHRNVLSFQFADINEGGTGATVVELK
- a CDS encoding bifunctional ADP-dependent NAD(P)H-hydrate dehydratase/NAD(P)H-hydrate epimerase, with product MKIAVSEEMRNIDRLAAEEYGLPELLLMESAGHRIAQAMEHLLGEVAGKTICVLAGSGNNGGDAFAAARYLTNMGAKIKIFLTCEPAHLKTASSRMKKASDKMGIEVHGLEEDRDWNRLHVALKFADGIVDGILGTGFNGELKKKVLRLIEEVNEAGKKVLSVDIPSGVEADTGKVSTVAIMANMTLTLGLPKVGHLLSPGADMTGQLIVDDIGIPQNLLQSKQIRQALLDDKLAVTLLPLRGKAVHKGDCGKILVVAGSLGMTGAAALAATAALRAGAGIVTLAVPASLQPVLAGQLQEVMVQPVAEKTTGAMGGEEALKKLLELAQIHDAVLIGPGMGRSMETQELIRMFVQRVNKPLVMDADALFAFNSQPDDLSKLPQVPVLTPHLGEMAALLGVTVPELRESLLPIVREAAAEYQCILVVKSECTLVAYPDGMIFLSSQGNPGMATAGSGDVLAGTITGLMKQTESGLAPLAGVYLHGRAGDIAYGEKGESLLAGDIRENLAQALKGLRKKQLTGQS
- the acpS gene encoding holo-ACP synthase; translation: MITGIGMDIVEVSRVKKAIISDHFVTRVFTPAEIEYCRSRGQQAAQSFAARFAAKEAIMKAFGTGLRGGKLTDMEILPDELGCPQTRLTGYFADLARTKGVKNIWLSLTHTKEYGAAQCVMEA
- a CDS encoding flagellar motor protein MotB produces the protein MARKKHHPPHEEHEGEPWLLPYSDLMTLLLALFIALFAISQTDQKKMSELAQAFTAAFNMGGPSFFDKAGPNVGRRAEMPSDEDLGNSAYFAENSQLEEVQKKMQEYIEENHLEDQLSTEMAEEGLMIRIKERALFPSGSAQLVGQAQSIVPVVAGMLASLPERVVISGHTDNVPINTAQYPSNWELSSSRAMNLMKAVLAAEKSLNPARFSAIGYSEYRPIADNKTDAGRQQNRRVEIFIARNYRFNPNEPAGGKVTKPDTGADGMPTNNSGPATPSTDGAASSRMATTSM
- the motA gene encoding flagellar motor stator protein MotA; this translates as MEISTLIGAVGGLISVFVGMIIKGAPISSLNNPAAFLIIICGTFSCLFTAFNMNQLKNLPKLIKMVFFKPSLHEKSELLGLFIELSQIARREGILALESKVQEIEDPFFRTGLGMVIDGMDPEFVGDVLDAELAVMQERHAEGRAMLEQAGLYAPTLGVLGAVIGLIAALGNLNDVNKLGHAIAAAFVATILGIFTAYVVYLPMANKLKLLSKAEVSEKRMIIEGILSLQAGDSPTAIEAKLMVFIPQSEREGLKKE
- a CDS encoding LysR family transcriptional regulator; protein product: MELRQLEYFQMASRLRNITRAAERLRVSQPNITVAIKKLEAELGIQLFDRSQKQLSLTPEGAVFLNRVELALRNIQDAVLEVNDYKQLQKGTIKIGIPPMMGAYLFPKIFSSFQRRYSHLEIFMHEEGSMSIREQLERDELDFGIIIISGASNHLQLLPMTTDQIVCCVPEDSPLAEKKSISLQDIAEENIIMLKEGSFLRQTILSKMKEENVTPNIVLESNQVVTLKGLVASGVGIAFLLNMVVEDTPGVKAIPLSDPLFVDVGLAWKKDRYISKAAQSFIDFCKDLLKESKANKNK
- a CDS encoding anaerobic C4-dicarboxylate transporter, translating into MEMLVGLVVLLACLIVGVRHGGIGLAVISGIGLIIFTFVFGYKPGNPPIDVMLTILAVVTCAGFLQTSGGLTVMLKYAEIFLRSNPKQVTIFAPLTTWFLTVLCGTGHVVYTMFPIIYDIAIKQNIRPERPMAVASVASQMAICASPVSVAVVSVVSFFAAADFHYSVLQILSVSIPATGFGVLCAALWSYRRGKELADDERFQAFIKDPENRDYVYGDTESLMDKELPATYYRAMYIFFAGILVIACLGNFPDLLPHFKNAKGVMKPISMTIVIQMVMLFVAAMILLSCKIKAKDVGNSQVFRSGIVALVSVYGVAWMASTYFGAHMTFLKESLGAAVTTYPWAYAIIAFLTSKLVNSQAAAIAIVVPLALSVGMDPVMIMSFISACYGYFFLPTYPSDLACIGFDRSGTTRIGKYILNHSFMIPGLIGVATGCCMGFVMAHIVM
- the mce gene encoding methylmalonyl-CoA epimerase, with protein sequence MFKVLGVDHIGIAVGDLKEVGSFWGDMLGLPNNGEETVEEQKVTTGFFPTPNGSEIELLAATADDSPIAKFIEKNGGRGGIQHIALRVDNLEAALADLKEKGVRLIDEKPRKGAGGAKIAFVHPKASHGVLLELCQRD
- the meaB gene encoding methylmalonyl Co-A mutase-associated GTPase MeaB; this encodes MDIAKELLKGNRLALSKAITAIENEYPEATEIMKEIYPHTGHAYVLGITGPPGAGKSTLTDKITRAYRAQGKTVGIVAVDPTSPFTGGAILGDRIRMNELTLDAGVFIRSMGTRGSLGGLSHKTADAVKAMDAFGKDIIIVETVGVGQSEVDIVKAADTTMVVLIPGMGDDIQAIKAGILEIGDLYCINKSDLDGADKLVREINMMLDLDSFMTDWRPPITKVIASQNEGIEELIGTVEKHRAYIEGNGELTKRRTKRTRDEMLDILNSGINNHVKRQIVDSGRLDAFVEKIRAHDTDPYTVVGNLMDEMLKK